In Canis lupus dingo isolate Sandy chromosome 12, ASM325472v2, whole genome shotgun sequence, the following proteins share a genomic window:
- the PGC gene encoding LOW QUALITY PROTEIN: gastricsin (The sequence of the model RefSeq protein was modified relative to this genomic sequence to represent the inferred CDS: inserted 2 bases in 1 codon; deleted 3 bases in 3 codons; substituted 4 bases at 4 genomic stop codons) produces the protein MYKGRSAPAFTPQQPHLEGLFLCGQLGTSIMKWMAMALISLQLLEAAVVKVPLRKLESICEPMKEKGLLGSXLEDPKNDPAHKYHSGNLSVVFKPLAYLDSMYLGEISIGTPSQNFLVLFDTGSSILWVPSVQCQSRACASHPHFNPNMSSTYSSNGQIFSAQHGSGSLSGVYGYDTEGEPCCRLLPASGCGNCPQGSDLGWNLRGLRVQSIQVSNXQFGLSEHEPSPYFLXVRFDGIMDLAYRALAEGRSITALQGMLQAGLLSSXVFSFYLGRXETARGAVLIFRGMDHSLHKGPVYWAPVTQEHYWQIRIEEFLIGGCATSWCSQGCQAIVDTGTSLLTVPQQNLSALLQAIGAQADQYGQFIVDCNNVQNLPTLTFLIRSRVRFSLPYHSFLFTENGTCALGVQATYLPSSSGQPLWILGVVFLRSYYSIFDIGNSRVGCATAA, from the exons ATGTATAAAGGCAGGAGTGCTCCGGCCTTCACTCCACAACAGCCCCACTTGGAGGGGCTCTTCCTCTGTGGCCAGTTGGGAACCAGCATCATGAAGTGGATGGCGATGGCCTTGATCAGCCTCCAGCTCTTGGAGGCAGCAGTGGTCAA AGTTCCCCTGAGGAAATTAGAGTCCATCTGTGAGCCCATGAAGGAGAAGGGCTTACTGGGGAG TCTTGAGGACCCCAAGAATGACCCTGCCCACAAGTACCACTCTGGCAACCTCAGTGTGGTCTTCAAGCCCCTGGCCTACCTGGAT AGTATGTACCTTGGGGAAATCAGCATTGGGACCCCATCGCAGAACTTCCTGGTCCTTTTTGATACTGGCTCCTCCATCCTGTGGGTGCCCTCCGTCCAGTGCCAGAGCCGGGCCTGTG CCAGTCACCCCCACTTCAACCCCAACATGTCCTCGACTTACTCCAGCAATGGGCAGATCTTCTCTGCGCAGCATGGCAGCGGCAGCCTCAGTGGAGTCTACGGCTATGACACTGAGGGTGAACCATGCTGCAGGCTGCTCCCTGCCTCAGGGTGTGGGAACTGTCCCCAGGGCTCTGACCTGGGTTGGAACCTCCGAGGCCTCAGA GTCCAGAGCATCCAGGTCTCCAACTAGCAGTTCGGCCTCAGTGAGCATGAGCCAAGTCCCTACTTCCTCTAGGTCAGGTTTGATGGCATCATGGACTTGGCCTACCGGGCCCTGGCAGAGGGCAGGAGCATCACAGCCCTGCAGGGCATGCTGCAGGCAGGCCTCCTCTCCAGTTAAGTCTTCAGCTTCTACCTGGGCAGGTAAGAAACTGCACGGGG AGCAGTTCTCATATTCAGAGGGATGGACCACAGCCTGCACAAGGGA CCAGTCTACTGGGCCCCAGTCACCCAGGAGCACTACTGGCAGATTCGCATTGAGGA GTTCCTCATTGGCGGCTGTGCCACCAGCTGGTGCTCCCAGGGCTGCCAGGCCATTGTGGACACAGGCACATCTCTGCTCACTGTACCCCAGCAG AACCTGAGTGCCCTTCTGCAGGCCATAGGGGCCCAGGCGGACCAATATGGACAG TTTATCGTGGACTGTAACAACGTCCAGAACCTGCCCACCTTGACCTTCCTCATCAGG AGTCGTGTCCGTTTCTCCCTGCCATACCACTCCTTCCTCTTCACA GAAAATGGCACTTGTGCCCTGGGGGTCCAGGCCACCTACCTGCCCTCCAGCAGTGGCCAGCCCCTGTGGATTCTTGGGGTT